The sequence TTGATATAGCGGATGTCAATATTTGATTGTTTTGCGTGGGTCCGGGCAATTTCCGTCATATGTGAGGATGCATCAATGCCGATGGTCTCGGCAGCCTGCCGGGCAATCCTTTCAGTGAGTATTCCGCCGCCGCAACCCACATCCAGCACCCGTTTTCCCGTAAGATCCGTTTGCCGCATAATGTATTCAAGCCTTAAGGGGTTGATATCATGAAGCGATTTCATTCTTCCGTTTTCATCCCACCAGTCGGTTGCAAAATCGTTGAATTTTTCAATTTCACTCGAAGAGATATTGTGTGTCATCCGGTTCCTTGAGACCCCCTGTCTATGGTTTTATTCCAGGCGCTTTAGTTACTAATTTCTTGAAGTTTTAACCTGATCCGTTTATACTTTTTGCCCATGCGTGATTATTGCAAGATTATTGCAATGGGTTCACAGATGCTTTGATGCAGCCTTTGTATGTTTATGGCGTTCTACTATAAAGATCTGGTTATCTACAACAATAATTTCAAAGAATCACTGCATGGGAATGCGGCTTTAGACTGGGTGATGACTTGGCTTTAGGGTCCCTTAATACGGTATTTGATGCTTAATTCTCCTTTTGGTGGGGTGGTATTTGAAATCTGAAATGTCCTTTTATGACACGATAGTTCCGGCAAAACTTCAATCTTTTTTTGCGCTGTCACGTACCCATCATGGCGTACTTGATATGATGGCACCTGTTTTTGCCGCCCTGGTTTACCTTGGGCATTTTCCGGGTCCGAAGGTTGTCCTGGCAGGTATTATTACGGTTTTTTCCGGCTATACAGCCGTTTATGCACTCAATGATATTGCCGGATACAGAGATGATAAAAAACATATTCAGCCGGTTGACCAAAAAGGAACCGATCTGGACTCGATCCTGATCCGGCATCCCCTTGCCCAGGGCGTGATCAGCCTGAAATCCGCTGCTGTATGGGCCGGTTTCTGGTCTGTTATGGCTCTGCTGGGCGCCTGGTATTTAAACCCTGTCTGTATCCTGATTTTTTTGGGCGGCGCGCTGCTGGAAATTATTTACTGCTTTTTGTTGAAAATCAGTTATCTCAGGATTGTCATCAACGGATTTGTAAAAGCCGCAGGTCCCGTTGCTGCTGTTTTTGCCGTGGACAAAAGTCCCGATGCCCTGTTTTTATGCTTAATTTTTATTTTCTTTTTCCTATGGGAAGCCGGGGGGCAGAATATCCCCAATGATTATACCGATATAGATGAAGACCGGCAGATACATGCAAAAACCCTCCCCCTGGTGTTTGGACGTGAAACGGCAAGTTTTCTGATCATGGGGTCTCTGGGTGCCGCGTTATGTGTAATGACGATAGTGTTTTTTATGTCGCCGGTTGATTTTAGATGGTTTTCATATCTGGTTTTCGGGACAGGCTCTTTTTTCCTATTGATTCATCCTGCGCAAAAGCTTCGGAAAACGGGGCTAAACCAAGCCGCAATGACCCTTTTCAACAAAGCAAGTTATTATCCGCTCTTTCTTTTGTGTGTGGTGCTCATGGATTTGTTTCTGTAAAAAAAAGTATTTTTGTTGCAGGCCTGCAAACAAACAACTGCCAACGTACGTCCTCAGAGCCACACCACCCCGGCTAAGGTATTCATCCGCGGTCTCTTATGAATTTTATGATCAGAAGAATCAGCGGGAACAAGTGAAAGCATAAATCGAAAATATCAATGGGTTTGGTGAGAGTACCATTGCTCAGCATTAGAATTTTTTCAACCACATGAGGCATTGGCGTCATTGGAGCCGCCAGCATCATTATGGTAAAAACGATCATCAGCGAATATGGGATTTTATCCAGGAATTTTAACATGGCTTGATGATAACATTTCTATGGACAATTTCAAATAGGGAAGAACTTGGACGGTCTGGAAGATGATTTTTACAAAAATTATTTCATCAATATCCAATGTTCCAGTGGCACAATGTTGAAGTAGTCAACGCCTTACCTGGAATTGTTTTCGGGGTTCAATGATAGACAGAATGCTCTCTTCTTTGCACTTCAATATTTTACTGTCTTTTATGCGAAAGTTAATGTGAATAAAGCGACATAAACTTTTTAATTTATTATAAAAGTTAACCAGTTTGAAGCAATGTGTGGGCAGATTAAAATCTTTGTAATCTTTATAACGGCAAGGCGCTAATGGCTCCCAAACAAGCCCAATGAATTGCGATACCATTCACCTTCACCCCGTCCGGTGTAAAAAAAGTCTATTTGCATTGTTTTCATAAAATACATTTAAGTTTCAACCCCGTGAATTATTTCAAGCAGTTCTTTCCTAAGATTTAGCACAGACTCTGTCCGACCGTTTGCTTCAGACACCGATAACGTCATGGCCTCAATAGTTCTTTTTGGTTCACCGGGATGCGCAGGATGATGGTACTCAGCAACTTTTAAAGGGAGCTTTCCCCACCGAGGAAAAAGAATTATTGTCAAAGGAACGTTAAATTCCTTTCCATAAGCATACATTTGATACATATCCGCTTGGCTAATACCGAAATAACGTTTTTGCGGATCAAGTCGTTTCCACTTAGTGTCAATCAAACAAACAAGCTTATTTCCTTTGAACACCCCGATGTCTGGCCTTAAATAAAATTTGGGTTTGCCCTCCTTTTGCAATAAACTTCGGCCGCCCAATTGGGTTCGAACGGCAAGGCCTGAACCAGCTAAAGCAGCCTGCAACTCAGCCGCAACAAATCTTTCGAAGACAATATTCATGTCAAACATTAGCGAATAAATTCTTTCGCCTTGCCCGCTTTGGCCGGGGGATGTGGTGCAAAGAATCATTTTCGCTAAACGTACCAATAATTCATAACGATTATGTTGTCTGGTGATATGAATGTTATCCATATCGGTTGGTAAAAAATTATGGTCGGAGATTTCATCGAATTCAAGTAAAAGCCGTTTAGCATTACGAGAAATATTCATATCCAGTGACTGGTTTGAACATATACGTAGAGCCGCCTTCAGTAAAGCTGAAAGCGGTGTGTCCATTACAAATTCATCAGTCCTTGTGTAAAAACGTTGTTTTTGAATCAAATTGTGACGTAACTGGTCCGAAAAAAGGAGCTTTCCACGTAGATAGGTACGATTTTCCTCTTCAGAGACGTACTGGCGTATTGGACCTCTTTGCCACTCTTTAGTGAGCTTTTCAACGTACAATTGGAGAAATGCAGATAATAATGTATGAGGTGATCCAACTAAATAGGCAATATCAGCATCCGCAATAGGAACTAAACCGGCCCGCATAGCCATCCATAAAAGATTTCCACGTGTTTGCTTATCACCAAGTTGACCAGTTACATCGTCTATTTTAGGAACGACATCAAGACAATGTTCGCCAAGCCCTATAGTACCAACCCAGTTAGAGGCCTTCAAAGACTGGAAACCTAGTTCAAGTAAAGAAAGTCCATTGCGCTCCTGGTGGGACAATAGCATGCTCCGCTGCTTCTGCCCTACGATTCTTTTTTCAGAATCCCAAGCTTTGCGCACTGGCACTTTTTCATATTCTCGCAATACAATCATCGTAGACCATTTTTAAGAAGCGTCATATATTTTGATGATAGATTTTGGTTGAATTTGCTCAGGCATCTCATAAATCCTTTGGCTACCAAACTGATCAACCGCCCCGAGCAAAGCATGCACTTCCGGGATTCTATATGATATTATTGCATCCTGTCGGGCCTTAGGTTTACCATCTTTATCAAGCGTTTCCTCAAGGTCTCCCAAGACAAGTTGAATTTTTTCCCAGTCGCTATAAAAATATTCCTGTAGCAAGGGGATGATCTGGTTTATAAATACCCGCTCGAGATCTGCATAATTTTGGATTGAGATAAAATATGCGTGGCCGATCTGGTGATCTCTGTCAAATAGGAACTCAATCCGATCATTCATAGCCTCAAGCAATTTTTCAAGATCTATTAAAATTTCATTATCAGGGCAGCGTACTGGTTTTTTCCCTAAAAGGTCGGGCCTTGGCATCAATTCACTGAATTGGAACCTGCGCCGCAGTGCTGTGTCCAACAGTGCGATACTACGATCTGCCGTATTCATTGTACCGACTATGTATAAGTTATTTGGAACGCCAAAAAGCTCAGCTTCTGGAGACTGTGTATGTTTGTATGGAAGCCTAACACGTAATCCGCCGACCCATTTACCTGTATCAGTATCCCAAACCATTCTTTTATCCGATTCCAGAAGTGTAATGAGTTCTCCAAACACTTTAGAAATATTGGCCCGGTTTATTTCATCCACAAAAAGCGCATAACTATTCAGAGGATCTCGGATTGCACGCTCAACCATCTGTTTAAAAATACCGTCACGGACCTCATAGGTAAGCCCTGATCCGAACGTTTCATCAACAACTGGTTTAATACCTTCAACAAATTCTTCATATGAATAGCTCTGATGGAAAGTGATAAATTCAAAACGTTTTTCTTTTTCGCCGGTAAATTTGGGAAACATATTTGTTTCTAATTCAAATGTTTTTCCGGTACCAGGGGGGCCATAAAGAATAAGGTTAAGCGGGAGATCGACACGTTGCAATGTTTCCTGCGCCCCAGGTTCTTCCATTAAATTTTTTACATTATCTTTTATCTTTTTACCATCGTTGGTTTTTAGAGTAGTGGAATCCTGGACTATCCAGAAAAAACTATGCAGGTCAATCATATCTTTTGGATGCCAGTCTGCCAGTTCCTTCCCTATCTCATTCATAATCTTCAAAATGCGTTGATATTCATCCGGCGTTAGTCGGTAACCAGTGCCTAATGGTTTCTCACCAATGCTTCTTAAAAAACGATCGAAAATTCGTGGCTTAATAAAAAAATGTTGTGATGGGTTCCAAATAAATAGAAAGCCTTTGAAACTGGGAAATACCTTGGTTAAATTCGGGGGACAATCCATAGAATTTAGCCAGTTTAAAAACGGTTCTAAGCTGTTTGTGACATTGTCACTTGCCGTCGCCTCTTTAAGAAGACCATGCAGAAGAGACATGAATTGCTGAGTTTGACTGTCATTATTGAGAATTTCATCAAACAAAACGGAATTATCTCTCCAGCCAGCCAAACTTTGTGTGCTATCAATCCCTGGAATTTTTTTCCGCAGCAATTGAGTTAAAAGCTCTTTAAACTCTTTTGGGGATATAGAATCAGAGGCCTGCTTAACCCAGTTGTCAAAAATTTCATGTGCATAAACAGAGATGGCCTTTTTATAATTGTATTCTTCGTCCAAATATTTTTGGCTAGGATTCTTAAAATCTATAAAATCGGGCAGATACTGCTTGAAACTTTTCTTGAGGTTCTCAATATCCATCTGCATCCTCCTTGCTTTAAGCCAGACTCAATTCTTCCATTGCCTCTGCCAATTCCGGCCACATCTGGAATTCGTATTTCCCTTCCTTATTTTCCCAGGCTTCCGCAATGATTGAAAGCCAAAATGGCCTGCCATCCTTAAAAGAATCATCTGGTTCTGCATTCATCTGGTCACAAAGTTTATGCGCTAACTTTCCATAAATAAGATTACTTACGCTATAATTCTTTAACCCAACCTCTTCTGCCAGTTTCCCCATCGTGATTCTGCGATCAGGCGCCCTGTAGTGTGCCCTTAATATTGCCACTTCATTGTCAGAAAGGGCCATTTTCTCCAAAGCTTTTTTATAATTTTCGACTGTTATCAATTTATTCTCCTCCATTTAGACATAAACTAATTTCTATATCATAGTATTGGATGATTCCAACCCTAAAATTACGAAAGGCCCTTGAAGTAACCCTATAGATTTAAGGGAATTTAGAGTCTACAAATCCCATTGATTTAATTGGGTAGGTGGCTTTGGTGGAGTAGGTGGAAATATCCCAAATGTACATTAGTCGTGTGGGCATTTTCAAGTTCATGGTATCGCTTGAAACCCGCATTATCAGGATCTCTCACGCTGGCGACCTGGGGTGCCAACCAAATCTTTTGAAACGGCTGATAATAAAGGGTTTTGTTCATTTTTAAATCATCACTTAAAATTAGGATAGTTTTTGATTGAAGATGAAATAAAAAAGGAACGAATTAAAAGTGCACAATCATGGTATATAACCGGACTATTTGGAATTCAGAGCCCCTCAGCAATAATTGAAGTAGTTCACGCCTTCATTGGTAAGGCTTTGGGGGTTCCATAATAGACAAACTTCTCCTGGAAACGTAACCAGCATGCTGTGTCAAAATCCAGTAATATAACATATCATCGAACCCTATTTGCCAGATCAATTTGTGACAACTCGGATTTGAAGACTGATCAAATCAAAAACCATATGTATCCCGAGACATTCAAAAAATCGGCTTGACCCATAGATGATTCCCCATTTTGTCCGGTCAATGTCAAAATGTGCTTCAACCATTAAATTTTTTTCAGGTGTTTTGGTAATGGTGGCCATGAAATCTTGTTGTGCTTTAATACCTCGCAATTCTAAATTTCCAGATATTCCATAGTTTGGAAAACTCAAGAAAGGCTCTTTTACAGGCTCAGCCTTATTGATCTCATATCTGGCTGTTGGAAAAATTTTGGTCAGGAAAAAATCATCCGATTTAAGATGGTCTATCAGCACTGGCTGTAATTCATCGCCTTCAAGACTTTTGTTCTGGATAGAATCCATGTTGATATCAAACGTACCGGTAATAATCCCATTTGTAACTATTATCTGGCCACTCGCGATTTCAACGGTGCCAAAATGAGTGGTGGTTGGATTTCTCCCGCTCCATTCGATTATACTCTGATCCGTATCAATTTTATAGGAACCATCTTCAAGTGTCAGTACGGTCTGGGGATCGTAAGTTTCGTTAACCGCCTCCCCCTCCAAAAAAAAGCCTTCGGATAGCCAGTCTTCAATACCCCCTTTTAATATATAAATATCTGTATAGCCATTCTGCGTAAGCTTCTCAGCTGCAGTAACCGCGTCAAAGGATCGTTTGCTGGCACCGTAAAGTACAATCACAGAATTCATATCATCTGTGATAGCATTGACCTGGTCAACGAATGTGACTTCGAAAACACAGGCATTAACAGCATTCTTCAAATGACGCCTGGTAAAACTATCAGATTTCAACGTATCAATAAGAGTAAAGTTTCTTTTTTCATCAATCCATTGATAAAGCGCTTTAGGATTTAATTCCTTGTATGTGTCAGTCTCTTTCATATGTGACTCCTTTTGTGTATTAGTCTGCTTTTATAAATGTACCGTCCTGATACTCCTGAAATGCAGTTTCTAATTCTTCCTGGGTATTCATGACAATGGGCCCTTTCCATGCCACAGTTTCCTGCAAGGGTTTGCCTGTGAGCAGCAGGAACCTTATCGGTTTGCCAGAGGCCGTTACTGTTAAATAATTTCCTTTTTCATAAAGTACCAGCTTACCATTTTCGATGGCCTTGCCATCTGTTGTCCCTTTGCCACCGATCACATAAATAAAAGCAGTATAAGAAGGATCAACCTCATGGATAAAGGTCTGTTCTGGGGGTACGGTGCAGTCTAAAAATTCAGGATCAATAACAATGTCATCCATGGGGCCTTTTTTATTGTCAATATCCCCTGCAATGACTTTGATGCGGACACCATTCTGGATTTGAACTTCAGGGATCTTGTCCGCTGTAATGTCACGATATTTCGGTGATATCATTTTCTGAGAAGCCGGCAGGTTGGCCCACAGTTGGAATCCATGCATTGATCCATTAGCATCTCCCTTGGGCATCTCCTGGTGGACAATACCGCTGCCTGCCGTCATCCACTGCACATCCCCGGAAGAAATCATGCCTTTATTGCCTAAACTGTCCCCGTGTTCCACATCCCCTTTCAAGACATAGGTGATAGTTTCAATACCCCGATGGGGATGCCAGGGGAACCCTTTTCGATAATGCTCAGGTGTATCAGATCGAAAATCGTCCAGCATTAGAAAAGGATCAAAGGTCGGAGCTTCATTATATCCGAATACCCGGTTCAAGTGAACCCCGGCTCCTTCCATTGTGGGTTGACGGGTTAATATGAGTTTAATTTTTCTTGCATCTGACATAATTTTCCTCCCGGAATTGTTTATTCATCATTTGTTTTTTTAAACCTAATTTTTTCAATAACCTACCCAAAGACTCCTGCTCTTTCGGATCAAGAACTGAAAATACGTTTTGTGCTATTTTTGAGTGCTTCGGGAATATATCTTTTATCAATTTATTTCCAAAAGCTGTCAAATTAAAAACCATTCTGCGCCTGTCAGTAAAATCTTTTTCCCGTCTGACAAATCCTCTTTTTTCAAGATTGTCGATCACCAGAGTAAGATTGCCACTGGTCTTAAGAATTTTGTCCCCTAAATCTTCTGGCATAACGGTCCCAAATGATGCAGAGCCTCAAGGACACCAAATTGACTGATAGAGAGCTTGTAATCTAATAGATGTCTATGCATTTTTTCAGTTACAATACTGGTCGCACACATAAGCAGGGGTATACAGTTTTAGGATCTGATCAAGGATCTTGGTTTTATTATCAGTGCGTTGATTTAAACTCATAATTACCTCAATATTAATTATATTAACATTGAGGTAATATACAATAAAGATATGTCAAGTTCAGTTTCGAGCATTCATTATATGCTGTTACGAAAAAAATTGAATATCAAATGGAGTCAATTTTTGAAATCGTTCGAATTTTGCAGATAAAAACCATCTGCTCTTATTGAATTACTACCGATGACTTATGGTATAAAAGTTCGCTGTCTCCGATTCTAAAACAGGCCGGACTGGAAGAAGTATTGTGGGGTGATCCACCTTGATGTCCGGGCAAGGTATATAACGTGATAAGCTCGCTTTAAAAAAACTTCAAGCCATAATATAAAATCAACTTGAGAGATACCCTGGTGAACTGGTTTAGTATAGTTAACCAAATATTTTTAAGATCCCTTCAAAACCCATATTGTAGATTCCCTCTATGGCTTCCTTCGATTCTTTTTCAGATGCTCCCTTGGGTTAAAGCTACTGGACCACATCAATTCTGATTTACCATTGCTCAAATCAGTAACTTGCATCGTCGATTTATAGGCCTCCACCGGTAATGGACCATCAAGAATGGAATAAACCAGTTTCATTTTTGAATCGTACTGCGGTAACTCCAAATTCAAAATATATGCTTACAATTTTCTCCTAAAATTGTATAGTAAATTATCACGTAATTTCAAGAGATCCACGTGAGATGATGCCCAGCTATTCTAAGACTGTTCTGATTCACAGTTGGATAGTGATCTCTTTTGTTTCAGTACAAGCGTTACATGTTTGATTCATCATTTCATTAGGACAACAAAAAGTAAAGTTTGCAGGGCCTGGAAAAATCTGGAAGCTGTGAATATGGGTGGCTGATATACAATTTTCATAAATATTTTTTGAGATTCCCTATGTATCATTAGAGGGGGTTTTTTAGAATCATCGTGTTTCAAACTGGAGATATTTTATGGAGAAGATGGAGACAGATGTCGTCATTATTGGAGCCGGCATTTCCGGCTTGGCCTGTGCAAAGCATCTTATGGCTTCAGGTAAAAACTTTTTGATTCTCGAGGCCGGTAACAGCGTCGGAGGACGCATAAAATCGGATGTGTTTGAGGGGTTCATTCTTGATCGTGGATTTCAAGTGTTGCAGACTGCGTATCCTGAGGCCCGCCGTCAATTAGATTATAATGAACTGGATCTAAAACCCTTCTGGCCAGGCGTCGCTGTCCGGGTAGATCGCAAGTTATTCTATATCTCCGATCCGATTAGACGACCGCAGGACCTCTGGAGTACATTGACGTCACCCATCGGCACCATTGCGGATCGTTTGAGAATTCTGCAGCTTTTTATTGAAAATAGATTTAGAGGGTCGACTGGTATATTTAAATCCACTGATACCAGTACGATAAAATTTTTAAAATCATATCATTTT comes from uncultured Desulfobacter sp. and encodes:
- a CDS encoding UbiA family prenyltransferase, which gives rise to MKSEMSFYDTIVPAKLQSFFALSRTHHGVLDMMAPVFAALVYLGHFPGPKVVLAGIITVFSGYTAVYALNDIAGYRDDKKHIQPVDQKGTDLDSILIRHPLAQGVISLKSAAVWAGFWSVMALLGAWYLNPVCILIFLGGALLEIIYCFLLKISYLRIVINGFVKAAGPVAAVFAVDKSPDALFLCLIFIFFFLWEAGGQNIPNDYTDIDEDRQIHAKTLPLVFGRETASFLIMGSLGAALCVMTIVFFMSPVDFRWFSYLVFGTGSFFLLIHPAQKLRKTGLNQAAMTLFNKASYYPLFLLCVVLMDLFL
- a CDS encoding AAA family ATPase, whose protein sequence is MDIENLKKSFKQYLPDFIDFKNPSQKYLDEEYNYKKAISVYAHEIFDNWVKQASDSISPKEFKELLTQLLRKKIPGIDSTQSLAGWRDNSVLFDEILNNDSQTQQFMSLLHGLLKEATASDNVTNSLEPFLNWLNSMDCPPNLTKVFPSFKGFLFIWNPSQHFFIKPRIFDRFLRSIGEKPLGTGYRLTPDEYQRILKIMNEIGKELADWHPKDMIDLHSFFWIVQDSTTLKTNDGKKIKDNVKNLMEEPGAQETLQRVDLPLNLILYGPPGTGKTFELETNMFPKFTGEKEKRFEFITFHQSYSYEEFVEGIKPVVDETFGSGLTYEVRDGIFKQMVERAIRDPLNSYALFVDEINRANISKVFGELITLLESDKRMVWDTDTGKWVGGLRVRLPYKHTQSPEAELFGVPNNLYIVGTMNTADRSIALLDTALRRRFQFSELMPRPDLLGKKPVRCPDNEILIDLEKLLEAMNDRIEFLFDRDHQIGHAYFISIQNYADLERVFINQIIPLLQEYFYSDWEKIQLVLGDLEETLDKDGKPKARQDAIISYRIPEVHALLGAVDQFGSQRIYEMPEQIQPKSIIKIYDAS
- a CDS encoding YceI family protein, with amino-acid sequence MKETDTYKELNPKALYQWIDEKRNFTLIDTLKSDSFTRRHLKNAVNACVFEVTFVDQVNAITDDMNSVIVLYGASKRSFDAVTAAEKLTQNGYTDIYILKGGIEDWLSEGFFLEGEAVNETYDPQTVLTLEDGSYKIDTDQSIIEWSGRNPTTTHFGTVEIASGQIIVTNGIITGTFDINMDSIQNKSLEGDELQPVLIDHLKSDDFFLTKIFPTARYEINKAEPVKEPFLSFPNYGISGNLELRGIKAQQDFMATITKTPEKNLMVEAHFDIDRTKWGIIYGSSRFFECLGIHMVFDLISLQIRVVTN
- a CDS encoding pirin family protein encodes the protein MSDARKIKLILTRQPTMEGAGVHLNRVFGYNEAPTFDPFLMLDDFRSDTPEHYRKGFPWHPHRGIETITYVLKGDVEHGDSLGNKGMISSGDVQWMTAGSGIVHQEMPKGDANGSMHGFQLWANLPASQKMISPKYRDITADKIPEVQIQNGVRIKVIAGDIDNKKGPMDDIVIDPEFLDCTVPPEQTFIHEVDPSYTAFIYVIGGKGTTDGKAIENGKLVLYEKGNYLTVTASGKPIRFLLLTGKPLQETVAWKGPIVMNTQEELETAFQEYQDGTFIKAD
- a CDS encoding MarR family transcriptional regulator; the protein is MPEDLGDKILKTSGNLTLVIDNLEKRGFVRREKDFTDRRRMVFNLTAFGNKLIKDIFPKHSKIAQNVFSVLDPKEQESLGRLLKKLGLKKQMMNKQFREENYVRCKKN